From Faecalicatena sp. Marseille-Q4148:
TACAGTAATCAGTTCCATAACAAAATTGAAGGCATCTTTCACATGATTTCCGATGACAACCTGATATTGTCCACCAGCCTGTACCGTAGTAATCACCCCTGGAATTTTAGTTACTTTGGAAGAGTCTACTATTGATTCATCTTTTAAAATAAAACGAAGTCTTGTTGCACAATGAGTAACTTTAGTAATGTTTGCGTCGCCGCCTAATTCTTTTACAAGTTCTTTTGCGGTAATTCGATAATCTATCGCCATAATAATTGCTCCTTTCGCTTTTTAGCACCGGTTGCTATCTGATTCTGATTATATCGTATATGTAAAAAAAAACCATAGATTTGGAGCTTTCTGGAATATGTACACACGATAGAAATTTGTTTCATGAGAGAAACAGGGTGTATCTTAGTAGATTCGTCTTCCAAGCGTTTCCAATAAATATATTACAGGTACCTGAGTCGTGATATTATATTCATTTTGTACAAGCCGTCTGCTGATATAGTATGTTAAATGAAAATCGGACATTTTAGCTAATGTACAAGATTCTTTATTCGTAATACTCAGTAGTTTGCAATTATGATGACGAAATCGCTCTGCTTGCTTAATAATCTGTTCAGTTTCACCGGATTCTGACAGGGCAATTACAAGTGCGGACTCCATGTCATGTCCAATTGGGTAATAAGGGTCTTCGATATATTGACTGAATTTTCCGAGATTAGAAAAATAGCGGGCACCATATTTGCCTAATATTCCGGAAGTACCGATTCCAATGAATATTAACTGCTTTGCGTTGGCAATTGCTTCAGCGGTTTTTTGAATGAGCTGTTCATACTCGGTGGAAGTCACCATATGGAAAAAACGCATGATTTCATCAATGCCATCATCGTTAAGTTTTACATTACTATGAACCTTTTCTTCTTTTAGAAAAATTTTAAGCTGTGCCTTAAATTCTGAATATCCATCACAGCCATTTTTTTTGCAAAAGCGAACAATGGTTGAAGTAGATACATGCACAGCATCCGCTAATTCGCGAATTGTCATGTATTTGATTTCATTTTTATGGCTTAATATGTATTTATAAACGATTAATTCTAAATCATTGAATGATTGAACTGTTTCATAATTAAACATTGTCAGAGTCCTCCTCTCTTGTTGTAAGTGTAAATATTTTCCCAGAAGCCATATTTTCAGTCATATTACCTATGACTTCAACAGGAATATTCATACCGTTTTTATACCAATGAATTAATATTTGTGATAGTGCACCTGCCATATAGCATACAGAGTAGTCAGGATATGCTTCAGTGTCATTGATTTTTTTAAATAATTCGATTTTGGGTAAATAGTGTTCAAATTCCTGTTCTAATAAATAAGCCATATTGTTATCTATCAGAATCGAAATAAAATTTTCATGTTCTTGAAAAAATTCAAAAAAGGAGCAACATAATTTCGAGAGAGTCATATCGAGAAAATAATTACATTGTTCCTCAAATTCTGAAAATAAATCGCTAAACAGATATTCTATTACTTCATCTTTCGACTCGAAAATCTGATAAAAAGTTTGCCTCGACAAATCTGCTTCCCGGCAGATATTTTTTATTGTTATATCTGTATATCTTTCCTTTTTGAGGAGTGTGAGCAACGCTTCTGTGATACAAGCCCTAGATCTCAGTGCAGATGGATTCGTTCCGTGATACATATAATAAGTCTCCATAAAAGACTGACAGAAATGGATATCTGTATGTCTTATTGAAATAGTATTGACGAGTAGTCTGTTTTTCTTTACTATACCTATAATACTGACACGTGTCAAGGAGGCGCTTATCATGGAATTATTTTTAACGTTATTGTCTGGTATAGGATGGATTATTGTATATGAAGAGTGTATTCGTCTGGGACTTAAAGAGAAAACTTATGCTATGCCATTTTGGGCTTTAGCATTGAACATAACCTGGGAAATAACTTATACTTATTCGGATATTTTTCTTGGTGCACACGGAGAAATGGGAGGAATGCTATTAGCACAGACGATTGTCAATATTTTTTGGGTTATTTTTGATTGTGTAATACTTTATACATATTTTAAATACGGTAGAAAAGAATGGGCAAAACAGGTTAAAAGTTGCTTTTTTGTTCCGTATAGTTTACTTGTCCTTGTATGTAGCATGGCATT
This genomic window contains:
- a CDS encoding MurR/RpiR family transcriptional regulator translates to MFNYETVQSFNDLELIVYKYILSHKNEIKYMTIRELADAVHVSTSTIVRFCKKNGCDGYSEFKAQLKIFLKEEKVHSNVKLNDDGIDEIMRFFHMVTSTEYEQLIQKTAEAIANAKQLIFIGIGTSGILGKYGARYFSNLGKFSQYIEDPYYPIGHDMESALVIALSESGETEQIIKQAERFRHHNCKLLSITNKESCTLAKMSDFHLTYYISRRLVQNEYNITTQVPVIYLLETLGRRIY
- a CDS encoding TetR/AcrR family transcriptional regulator, which gives rise to MYHGTNPSALRSRACITEALLTLLKKERYTDITIKNICREADLSRQTFYQIFESKDEVIEYLFSDLFSEFEEQCNYFLDMTLSKLCCSFFEFFQEHENFISILIDNNMAYLLEQEFEHYLPKIELFKKINDTEAYPDYSVCYMAGALSQILIHWYKNGMNIPVEVIGNMTENMASGKIFTLTTREEDSDNV